The DNA window CGGCACGGTGACGTCGAACGGCGGCAGGATCGCCGTGAAGTACGTGCTCAGGGCTTACCTGCCTCGCCCGGCACGGCGGAGCAGGTCCGCGATCGCGGGGAAGTCGTCGTCGAGCCGCTTGGCCGCTTCGACGAGGTCCTCGTGCTCGGCGACCTCGCGCAGCGCGACGAGGATCGCCCCGTCCTCGGTCGAGCCGGGCGACGGCGTTTCCGCGGCGGCGACCGGGAAGCTGTCCCTGCCCACCGTCGGGCGCGCGTCGCGGACGTCTTCGAGCGCGGCGAGCAGTGCTTCACGGCGCCCCGAAGCGACGTCGGGGGTGAGGCACTTGCGCTCCAGCATGATCATCCTGGCCAGTACGACCGGGTTGCCGATCTTCGCCCGCCGCCCGCTCATCACTTGGCTCAGCATCGGCGCGCTGATGCCGAGCACCTCGGCCAGGAACGCCTGCGACACGTCGAACGCGACCACGAGCCTGCGCACCCTGTCCCCGAGCGGCTCCCCGTACCACTCGCGCTGCAGCTCGATGTTCCGCTGGACGATCTTGTGGTCCTCCACAGCTCCCGCTCCCCTACCAGCTTCTCCCGATCTCGTTCGGAAAGGCATCTTGCCAGGTGACGCGCCCCGGCGTGCGCGGTTCGGGCAGCCGTGCACCCGGATGCACCCGACCGGACGGCGCTCAGCCGAGCAGCTTTCTCGTCCGCACGACGTCGTCGTCCATCTGCTCCACCAGCTCCTCCGACGAGGAGAACTTCACCATGCCCCGCAGCCGCTCGACGAAGTCGACCGCGACGTGCTGGCCGTAGAAGTCCTCGTCGACGTCGAGCACGAACGCCTCGACCCGCCGCTCACGGCCGGAGAACGTCGGGTTCGTGCCCACCGAGACGGCGGCCTTCAACGGCCGGTCCGGCGCGCTGGCGCGGGTGAACCACGCCGCGTAGATCCCGTCCGCGGGCACCGCCGAGTACCGCGGGCTCGACAGGTTCGCGGTCGGGTAGCCGAGGTCGTGGCCGCGCCCGTCGCCGCGCACGACGATCCCTTCGAGCCGGTGCGGCCTGCCGAGCGCCTCGGCGGCCGCGGCGACGTCACCGGCGTCGATGCACGACCGGACGTAGGTCGAGGAGAACGTGATCTCCCCGGGCTCGGCGGGCTGGTCCGGCTGCAGCGTGCCGCCCTGGAGCTCGGCGCCCTGCGCGACGAACCCGAACCGCTTCCCGAGCGTGCGCAGCAGCGCGACGTCTCCCGCGGCCTTCGCGCCGAAGGTGAAGTTCTCCCCCACGATCACCGCGGCCGCGTGCAGCTTGTCCACCAGCATCTCGTGCACGAACTCGTGCGCGGGCAGCCGCGAGAGCTCCGGGGTGAACGGCAGCACCGCGAACACGTCGACGCCGAGGCCTTCCACGAGCTCCGCCTTGCGGCGCAACGTGGTCAGCTGCGCCGGGTGGCTGCCGGGGCGGACCACTTCGGACGGATGCGGGTCGAAGGTGAGCACCACGCTGGGCAGCCCGCGTTCCCGTGCCACCTCGACCGTTCTGCGGATCAGGGCCTGGTGCCCGCGGTGCACCCCGTCGAAGACACCGATGGTGACCACGCACCGACCCCACCCACCGGGGAGATCCGACAACCCTCGCCAACGCTGCACGGTGACACCTTATGCCGGGCTGAGCACGACGACCGAACGGGCCACGCCGCCTTCGTCGACGGCGAGCGCCAGCACGCGGCCGTTCGGATCGAACACCCCGTAGGTGCCGTCGATCCCGGCCGGCGGCACCCTCTGTCCATATTGGACCGCCTTGGCGAGCCCGGTGCCGACGTCGCGGCGCGGGAAAGCCTTCGCGACCGCCTCGTCGAGCGAAAAGGACAGTTCCGGCTTCTCTTCGAGCTGTTCGAGCGTGCGCGCGGCGGCGAGCGCGAACGGGCCGACGGTGGTGCGCCGCAACGCGCCGAGGTGGCCGCCGACGCCGAGCCCGGCGCCGAGATCCCTGGCCAGCGCGCGCACGTAGGTGCCCGACGAGCAGTCCACTACCGCGTCGAGTTCGATCGTGCCCCCTTCGCGGCGAGCGGCGAGGAGGTCGAACCGGTACACCGTGACCGGGCGCGGCGGCAGATCGAGCTCCTCGCCCGCGCGGACGCGGGCATAGGCGCGCTTGCCGTCGACCTTGACCGCGCTGACCGCGCTGGGCACCTGCTGGATGTCCCCGGTCAGCGTCGCGATCCCGGCGGCGACGGCCTCGTCGGTCACCGCGGCGACCGCGTCGGCCGACGCTTCGGCGAGTTGCTCGCCGTCGGCGTCGTCGGTGGTGGTCGAGGAGCCGAGGACGATCGTCGCGAGGTAGGTCTTGCGGTCCAGCGCGAGGTGCCCGAGGAGCTTGGTGGCCCGTTCGATGCCGAGCACGAGCACGCCGGTGGCCATCGGGTCGAGCGTGCCGGCGTGGCCGACCTTGCGGGTGCCCATGATGCGCCGGACGCGCGCGACGACGTCGTGGGAGGTCATCCCCGGCGGCTTGTCGACGACCAGGAGTCCTGGCGGTGGCGGGGGACGACGGGGACCTTTCGGGTGGGACACGGGCGAAACCCTATCCGGCCGTCCTCACGCGGCGGCGGGGACGGCTTCCGGTTCCCTCGCGTCCCAGCGGCGGCGGGTGATGCGCACCGGGATGTCCTCGCCGCGGGCCTCGGCGGCGAACAGCGTCGCGCGCGTCCGCCGCCACCACACCAGCATCCGGACCGTGCCGAGTGCCAGCACCGCGACCACGGCCAGCAGCGCGATCCGGAAGTTGCCGCCGGTCCAGCCCAGCAGCAGGCCGACGCTGAGCGCGGCCACCGTCGTCGCGACGAACCCGCCGACGTTCACCACGCCGGTCGCGGTGCC is part of the Amycolatopsis sp. CA-230715 genome and encodes:
- a CDS encoding helix-turn-helix domain-containing protein, which codes for MEDHKIVQRNIELQREWYGEPLGDRVRRLVVAFDVSQAFLAEVLGISAPMLSQVMSGRRAKIGNPVVLARMIMLERKCLTPDVASGRREALLAALEDVRDARPTVGRDSFPVAAAETPSPGSTEDGAILVALREVAEHEDLVEAAKRLDDDFPAIADLLRRAGRGR
- the truB gene encoding tRNA pseudouridine(55) synthase TruB, whose product is MSHPKGPRRPPPPPGLLVVDKPPGMTSHDVVARVRRIMGTRKVGHAGTLDPMATGVLVLGIERATKLLGHLALDRKTYLATIVLGSSTTTDDADGEQLAEASADAVAAVTDEAVAAGIATLTGDIQQVPSAVSAVKVDGKRAYARVRAGEELDLPPRPVTVYRFDLLAARREGGTIELDAVVDCSSGTYVRALARDLGAGLGVGGHLGALRRTTVGPFALAAARTLEQLEEKPELSFSLDEAVAKAFPRRDVGTGLAKAVQYGQRVPPAGIDGTYGVFDPNGRVLALAVDEGGVARSVVVLSPA
- a CDS encoding bifunctional riboflavin kinase/FAD synthetase, with translation MQRWRGLSDLPGGWGRCVVTIGVFDGVHRGHQALIRRTVEVARERGLPSVVLTFDPHPSEVVRPGSHPAQLTTLRRKAELVEGLGVDVFAVLPFTPELSRLPAHEFVHEMLVDKLHAAAVIVGENFTFGAKAAGDVALLRTLGKRFGFVAQGAELQGGTLQPDQPAEPGEITFSSTYVRSCIDAGDVAAAAEALGRPHRLEGIVVRGDGRGHDLGYPTANLSSPRYSAVPADGIYAAWFTRASAPDRPLKAAVSVGTNPTFSGRERRVEAFVLDVDEDFYGQHVAVDFVERLRGMVKFSSSEELVEQMDDDVVRTRKLLG